Proteins encoded within one genomic window of Corvus moneduloides isolate bCorMon1 chromosome 20, bCorMon1.pri, whole genome shotgun sequence:
- the HIP1 gene encoding huntingtin-interacting protein 1 isoform X1, which produces MKCSDSLQGLAASAEVNTCLERAKVGIPEFAEVYGHLELAQSILSCWDSWNRCQTVSINKAINAQEVAVKEKHARTCILGTHHEKGAQTFWSVVNRLPLSGNAVLCWKFCHVFHKLLRDGHSNVLKDSVRYKNELSDMSRMWGHLSEGYGQLCSIYLKLLRTKMEFHTKNPRFPGNLQMSDRQLDEAGENDVNNFFQLTVEMFDYLECELNLFQTVFSSLDMSRSVSVTAAGQCRLAPLIQVILDCSHLYDYTVKLLFKLHSCLPADTLQGHRDRFLEQFRKLKDLFYRSSNLQYFKRLIQIPQLPENPPNFLRASALSEHISPVVVIPAEASSPDSEPITDLVEMDTASQSLFDNKFDDIFGSSFSCDPFNFNSQNGMSKDDKDRLIEQLYGEIAGLKEELENFKAESTRGAVQLRGRASELEAELAEQQHLKQQAQDESEFLRTELEELKKQREDTEKAQRSLTEIERRAQANEQRYSKLKEKYSELVQNHADLLRKNAEVTKQITVARQAQGDVEREKKELEDSFQRLSEQAQRKSQEQAEVLETLKRELAASKQELQVVQGTLESSTQAGAEQNTRIASLEQERDRLSRAAEQHRDEMAALQAELQQLQDTLSSEQENSRTELETLQTQLRDKESTERALQQRLAQEQLSLLQGTAHEAERMVQDALTRMEDPAHISCTGSADCLLSRTLAASECAERLRDAHSKYLLDGAAVGSLLPCLALFAHLVSDTLLQGSATSHVAPVEPADRLLELCKQCGSAAVSYLSALQDPGTVASADCSLVTACLGQISAIGEELRPRGLDVRQEELGDLVDKEMAATAAAIETASARIEEMLSKARAGDTGVKLEVNERILGSCTGLMQAIHVLVLASKDLQREIVESGRGAASPKEFYAKNSRWTEGLISASKAVGWGATVMVDAADLVVQGKGTFEELMVCSREIAASTAQLVAASKVKADKDSANLCKLQQASRGVNQATASVVASTKAGKSQVEEKDSMDFSGMTLTQIKRQEMDSQVRVLELENQLQKERQKLGELRKKHYELAGVAEGWEEDAAD; this is translated from the exons ACCGTCAGCATCAATAAGGCCATTAATGCACAGGAAGTGGCTGTCAAGGAGAAACACGCCAGGA CGTGCATCCTGGGCACACACCATGAGAAGGGAGCACAGACCTTCTGGTCAGTGGTGAACCGGCTGCCGCTGTCTGGCaatgctgtgctctgctggaagTTCTGCCATGTGTTCCACAAGCTCCTCCGGGATGGACATTCCAAT GTCCTGAAAGACTCCGTGCGATACAAGAATGAGCTGAGCGACATGAGCAGGATGTGG GGCCACCTGAGTGAGGGCTAcgggcagctctgcagcatctACCTCAAACTGCTGAGAACCAAGATGGAATTTCACACCAAG AATCCCAGATTCCCTGGAAATCTCCAGATGTCTGACCGGCAGCTTGATGAGGCTGGGGAGAATGATGTCAATAATTT TTTTCAGCTGACGGTGGAGATGTTTGACTACCTGGAGTGTGAGCTGAACCTCTTCCAGACAG TGTTCAGCTCCCTGGACATGTCGCGCTCGGTGTCGGTGACGGCAGCGGGGCAGTGCCGTCTGGCCCCGCTCATCCAGGTGATCCTGGACTGCAGCCACCTCTACGACTACACCGTCAAGCTGCTCTTCAAGCTCCACTCCT GTCTGCCGGCGGATACGCTGCAGGGCCACCGGGATCGCTTCCTGGAGCAGTTCCGAAA GCTCAAGGACCTTTTCTACCGCTCCAGCAACCTGCAGTACTTCAAGCGGCTGATTCAGATCCCGCAGCTGCCAGAG aaCCCTCCCAATTTCCTGCGTGCCTCTGCGCTGTCAGAGCACATCAGCCCCGTGGTGGTGATCCCTGCTGAGGCCTCCTCGCCCGACAGTGAGCCCATCACAGACCTGGTGGAAATGGACACAGCCTCGCAG agCCTGTTTGACAACAAGTTTGATGACATCTTtggcagctccttcagctgcgACCCCTTCAACTTCAACAGCCAGAATGGGATGAGCAAGGATGACAA AGACCGGCTAATTGAGCAGCTTTACGGGGAGATCGCAGGCCTgaaagaggagctggagaactTCAAGGCTGAG AGCACACGGGGTGCAGTGCAGCTGCGTGGCCGTGCCAGCGagctggaggctgagctggccgagcagcagcacctgaagcagcaggcacaggatgAGAGCGAGTTCCTGCgcacagagctggaggagctgaagaAGCAGCGGGAGGACACGGAGAAGGCTCAGCGGAGCCTGACGGAAATCGAGA GACGGGCACAGGCCAATGAGCAGCGCTACAGCAAACTGAAGGAGAAGTACAGCGAGCTGGTGCAGAACCACGCCGACCTGCTGCGCAAG AACGCAGAGGTGACCAAGCAGATTACAGTGGCCAGGCAGGCCCAGGGGGATGTGGAGCGGGAGAAAAAGGAGCTGGAGGACTCCTTCCAGCGGCTGAGCGAGCAGGCACAGAGGAAG TctcaggagcaggcagaggtgctGGAGACACTGAAGCGGGAGTTGGCAGCCAGcaaacaggagctgcaggtggtCCAGGGCACACTGGAGTCCAGCACACAG gcaggagcagagcagaacacTCGGATTGCCAGCCTTgagcaggagagggacaggCTGAGCcgagcagcagagcagcacagggacgagatggcagctctgcaggctgagctgcagcagcttcaggaCACGCTCAGCAGCGAGCAGGAGaacagcaggacagagctggagaCGCTGCAGACCCAGCTGAGAGACAAG gagagcacagagcGGGCACTGCAGCAGCgcctggcccaggagcagctgtccctgctgcagggcaccGCGCACGAGGCCGAGCGCATGGTGCAGGACGCCCTGACTCGCATGGAGGATCCTGCTCACATCAGCTGCACCGGCTCAGCAG ATTGCCTCCTGTCCCGGACATTGGCAGCCTCCGAGTGCGCAGAGCGGCTGCGGGACGCACACAGCAAGTACCTTTTGGATGGCGCAG CTGTGGgttccctgctgccctgcctggccctcTTTGCCCACCTGGTCAGCGACACGCTCCTGCAGGGCAGTGCAACCTCCCATGTGGCCCCTGTGGAGCCTGCTGACC gtctgctggagctgtgcaagCAGTGTGGCAGTGCGGCTGTGAGCTACCTCAGCGCCCTGCAAGACCCAGGGACGGTGGCAAGTGCTGACTGCAGCCTGGTGACAGCCTGCCTGGGCCAGATCAGCGCCATTGGGGAG GAGCTGCGTCCCAGAGGTCTGGACGtcaggcaggaggagctgggtgaCCTGGTGGACAAGGAGATGGCAGCAACAGCCGCAGCCATCGAAACGGCATCTGCCCGTATTGAG GAGATGCTGAGCAAGGCACgggctggtgacactggggtCAAACTGGAAGTGAACGAGAG GATCCTGGGCTCCTGCACAGGCCTCATGCAGGCCATCCATGTCCTGGTCCTGGCCTCCAAGGACCTCCAGAGAGAGATCGTGGAGAGTGGACGG GGTGCAGCATCCCCCAAGGAGTTCTATGCCAAGAATTCACGCTGGACCGAGGGTCTCATCTCCGCCTCCAAGGCAGTGGGCTGGGGTGCCACTGTCATGGT tgaCGCTGCCGACCTGGTGGTGCAAGGCAAGGGGACATTCGAGGAGCTGATGGTCTGTTCCCGGGAGATCGCGGCCAGCACCGCTCAGCTGGTGGCAGCCTCCAAG GTGAAGGCAGACAAAGACAGCGCCAACCTCTGCAAGCTCCAACAAGCGTCCCGGGGCGTCAACCAGGCCACAGCCAGTGTGGTGGCCTCCACCAAGGCTGGGAAGTCTCAGGTGGAGGAGAAAG ATAGCATGGACTTCTCCGGCATGACACTCACCCAGATCAAGCGTCAGGAGATGGACTCACAG gtgcgggtgctggagctggagaacCAGCTGCAGAAGGAGCGGCAGAAGCTGGGGGAGCTGCGCAAGAAGCACTACGAGCTGGCTGGAGTGGCGGAAGGCTGGGAGGAGGACG CTGCAGATTAG
- the HIP1 gene encoding huntingtin-interacting protein 1 isoform X4, producing MELGKVTVSINKAINAQEVAVKEKHARTCILGTHHEKGAQTFWSVVNRLPLSGNAVLCWKFCHVFHKLLRDGHSNVLKDSVRYKNELSDMSRMWGHLSEGYGQLCSIYLKLLRTKMEFHTKNPRFPGNLQMSDRQLDEAGENDVNNFFQLTVEMFDYLECELNLFQTVFSSLDMSRSVSVTAAGQCRLAPLIQVILDCSHLYDYTVKLLFKLHSCLPADTLQGHRDRFLEQFRKLKDLFYRSSNLQYFKRLIQIPQLPENPPNFLRASALSEHISPVVVIPAEASSPDSEPITDLVEMDTASQSLFDNKFDDIFGSSFSCDPFNFNSQNGMSKDDKDRLIEQLYGEIAGLKEELENFKAESTRGAVQLRGRASELEAELAEQQHLKQQAQDESEFLRTELEELKKQREDTEKAQRSLTEIERRAQANEQRYSKLKEKYSELVQNHADLLRKNAEVTKQITVARQAQGDVEREKKELEDSFQRLSEQAQRKSQEQAEVLETLKRELAASKQELQVVQGTLESSTQAGAEQNTRIASLEQERDRLSRAAEQHRDEMAALQAELQQLQDTLSSEQENSRTELETLQTQLRDKESTERALQQRLAQEQLSLLQGTAHEAERMVQDALTRMEDPAHISCTGSADCLLSRTLAASECAERLRDAHSKYLLDGAAVGSLLPCLALFAHLVSDTLLQGSATSHVAPVEPADRLLELCKQCGSAAVSYLSALQDPGTVASADCSLVTACLGQISAIGEELRPRGLDVRQEELGDLVDKEMAATAAAIETASARIEEMLSKARAGDTGVKLEVNERILGSCTGLMQAIHVLVLASKDLQREIVESGRGAASPKEFYAKNSRWTEGLISASKAVGWGATVMVDAADLVVQGKGTFEELMVCSREIAASTAQLVAASKVKADKDSANLCKLQQASRGVNQATASVVASTKAGKSQVEEKDSMDFSGMTLTQIKRQEMDSQVRVLELENQLQKERQKLGELRKKHYELAGVAEGWEEDAAD from the exons ACCGTCAGCATCAATAAGGCCATTAATGCACAGGAAGTGGCTGTCAAGGAGAAACACGCCAGGA CGTGCATCCTGGGCACACACCATGAGAAGGGAGCACAGACCTTCTGGTCAGTGGTGAACCGGCTGCCGCTGTCTGGCaatgctgtgctctgctggaagTTCTGCCATGTGTTCCACAAGCTCCTCCGGGATGGACATTCCAAT GTCCTGAAAGACTCCGTGCGATACAAGAATGAGCTGAGCGACATGAGCAGGATGTGG GGCCACCTGAGTGAGGGCTAcgggcagctctgcagcatctACCTCAAACTGCTGAGAACCAAGATGGAATTTCACACCAAG AATCCCAGATTCCCTGGAAATCTCCAGATGTCTGACCGGCAGCTTGATGAGGCTGGGGAGAATGATGTCAATAATTT TTTTCAGCTGACGGTGGAGATGTTTGACTACCTGGAGTGTGAGCTGAACCTCTTCCAGACAG TGTTCAGCTCCCTGGACATGTCGCGCTCGGTGTCGGTGACGGCAGCGGGGCAGTGCCGTCTGGCCCCGCTCATCCAGGTGATCCTGGACTGCAGCCACCTCTACGACTACACCGTCAAGCTGCTCTTCAAGCTCCACTCCT GTCTGCCGGCGGATACGCTGCAGGGCCACCGGGATCGCTTCCTGGAGCAGTTCCGAAA GCTCAAGGACCTTTTCTACCGCTCCAGCAACCTGCAGTACTTCAAGCGGCTGATTCAGATCCCGCAGCTGCCAGAG aaCCCTCCCAATTTCCTGCGTGCCTCTGCGCTGTCAGAGCACATCAGCCCCGTGGTGGTGATCCCTGCTGAGGCCTCCTCGCCCGACAGTGAGCCCATCACAGACCTGGTGGAAATGGACACAGCCTCGCAG agCCTGTTTGACAACAAGTTTGATGACATCTTtggcagctccttcagctgcgACCCCTTCAACTTCAACAGCCAGAATGGGATGAGCAAGGATGACAA AGACCGGCTAATTGAGCAGCTTTACGGGGAGATCGCAGGCCTgaaagaggagctggagaactTCAAGGCTGAG AGCACACGGGGTGCAGTGCAGCTGCGTGGCCGTGCCAGCGagctggaggctgagctggccgagcagcagcacctgaagcagcaggcacaggatgAGAGCGAGTTCCTGCgcacagagctggaggagctgaagaAGCAGCGGGAGGACACGGAGAAGGCTCAGCGGAGCCTGACGGAAATCGAGA GACGGGCACAGGCCAATGAGCAGCGCTACAGCAAACTGAAGGAGAAGTACAGCGAGCTGGTGCAGAACCACGCCGACCTGCTGCGCAAG AACGCAGAGGTGACCAAGCAGATTACAGTGGCCAGGCAGGCCCAGGGGGATGTGGAGCGGGAGAAAAAGGAGCTGGAGGACTCCTTCCAGCGGCTGAGCGAGCAGGCACAGAGGAAG TctcaggagcaggcagaggtgctGGAGACACTGAAGCGGGAGTTGGCAGCCAGcaaacaggagctgcaggtggtCCAGGGCACACTGGAGTCCAGCACACAG gcaggagcagagcagaacacTCGGATTGCCAGCCTTgagcaggagagggacaggCTGAGCcgagcagcagagcagcacagggacgagatggcagctctgcaggctgagctgcagcagcttcaggaCACGCTCAGCAGCGAGCAGGAGaacagcaggacagagctggagaCGCTGCAGACCCAGCTGAGAGACAAG gagagcacagagcGGGCACTGCAGCAGCgcctggcccaggagcagctgtccctgctgcagggcaccGCGCACGAGGCCGAGCGCATGGTGCAGGACGCCCTGACTCGCATGGAGGATCCTGCTCACATCAGCTGCACCGGCTCAGCAG ATTGCCTCCTGTCCCGGACATTGGCAGCCTCCGAGTGCGCAGAGCGGCTGCGGGACGCACACAGCAAGTACCTTTTGGATGGCGCAG CTGTGGgttccctgctgccctgcctggccctcTTTGCCCACCTGGTCAGCGACACGCTCCTGCAGGGCAGTGCAACCTCCCATGTGGCCCCTGTGGAGCCTGCTGACC gtctgctggagctgtgcaagCAGTGTGGCAGTGCGGCTGTGAGCTACCTCAGCGCCCTGCAAGACCCAGGGACGGTGGCAAGTGCTGACTGCAGCCTGGTGACAGCCTGCCTGGGCCAGATCAGCGCCATTGGGGAG GAGCTGCGTCCCAGAGGTCTGGACGtcaggcaggaggagctgggtgaCCTGGTGGACAAGGAGATGGCAGCAACAGCCGCAGCCATCGAAACGGCATCTGCCCGTATTGAG GAGATGCTGAGCAAGGCACgggctggtgacactggggtCAAACTGGAAGTGAACGAGAG GATCCTGGGCTCCTGCACAGGCCTCATGCAGGCCATCCATGTCCTGGTCCTGGCCTCCAAGGACCTCCAGAGAGAGATCGTGGAGAGTGGACGG GGTGCAGCATCCCCCAAGGAGTTCTATGCCAAGAATTCACGCTGGACCGAGGGTCTCATCTCCGCCTCCAAGGCAGTGGGCTGGGGTGCCACTGTCATGGT tgaCGCTGCCGACCTGGTGGTGCAAGGCAAGGGGACATTCGAGGAGCTGATGGTCTGTTCCCGGGAGATCGCGGCCAGCACCGCTCAGCTGGTGGCAGCCTCCAAG GTGAAGGCAGACAAAGACAGCGCCAACCTCTGCAAGCTCCAACAAGCGTCCCGGGGCGTCAACCAGGCCACAGCCAGTGTGGTGGCCTCCACCAAGGCTGGGAAGTCTCAGGTGGAGGAGAAAG ATAGCATGGACTTCTCCGGCATGACACTCACCCAGATCAAGCGTCAGGAGATGGACTCACAG gtgcgggtgctggagctggagaacCAGCTGCAGAAGGAGCGGCAGAAGCTGGGGGAGCTGCGCAAGAAGCACTACGAGCTGGCTGGAGTGGCGGAAGGCTGGGAGGAGGACG CTGCAGATTAG
- the HIP1 gene encoding huntingtin-interacting protein 1 isoform X2, translating to MDRVSSTMKQVSNPLPKVLSRRAGGGGLEAERESFERAQTVSINKAINAQEVAVKEKHARTCILGTHHEKGAQTFWSVVNRLPLSGNAVLCWKFCHVFHKLLRDGHSNVLKDSVRYKNELSDMSRMWGHLSEGYGQLCSIYLKLLRTKMEFHTKNPRFPGNLQMSDRQLDEAGENDVNNFFQLTVEMFDYLECELNLFQTVFSSLDMSRSVSVTAAGQCRLAPLIQVILDCSHLYDYTVKLLFKLHSCLPADTLQGHRDRFLEQFRKLKDLFYRSSNLQYFKRLIQIPQLPENPPNFLRASALSEHISPVVVIPAEASSPDSEPITDLVEMDTASQSLFDNKFDDIFGSSFSCDPFNFNSQNGMSKDDKDRLIEQLYGEIAGLKEELENFKAESTRGAVQLRGRASELEAELAEQQHLKQQAQDESEFLRTELEELKKQREDTEKAQRSLTEIERRAQANEQRYSKLKEKYSELVQNHADLLRKNAEVTKQITVARQAQGDVEREKKELEDSFQRLSEQAQRKSQEQAEVLETLKRELAASKQELQVVQGTLESSTQAGAEQNTRIASLEQERDRLSRAAEQHRDEMAALQAELQQLQDTLSSEQENSRTELETLQTQLRDKESTERALQQRLAQEQLSLLQGTAHEAERMVQDALTRMEDPAHISCTGSADCLLSRTLAASECAERLRDAHSKYLLDGAAVGSLLPCLALFAHLVSDTLLQGSATSHVAPVEPADRLLELCKQCGSAAVSYLSALQDPGTVASADCSLVTACLGQISAIGEELRPRGLDVRQEELGDLVDKEMAATAAAIETASARIEEMLSKARAGDTGVKLEVNERILGSCTGLMQAIHVLVLASKDLQREIVESGRGAASPKEFYAKNSRWTEGLISASKAVGWGATVMVDAADLVVQGKGTFEELMVCSREIAASTAQLVAASKVKADKDSANLCKLQQASRGVNQATASVVASTKAGKSQVEEKDSMDFSGMTLTQIKRQEMDSQVRVLELENQLQKERQKLGELRKKHYELAGVAEGWEEDAAD from the exons ACCGTCAGCATCAATAAGGCCATTAATGCACAGGAAGTGGCTGTCAAGGAGAAACACGCCAGGA CGTGCATCCTGGGCACACACCATGAGAAGGGAGCACAGACCTTCTGGTCAGTGGTGAACCGGCTGCCGCTGTCTGGCaatgctgtgctctgctggaagTTCTGCCATGTGTTCCACAAGCTCCTCCGGGATGGACATTCCAAT GTCCTGAAAGACTCCGTGCGATACAAGAATGAGCTGAGCGACATGAGCAGGATGTGG GGCCACCTGAGTGAGGGCTAcgggcagctctgcagcatctACCTCAAACTGCTGAGAACCAAGATGGAATTTCACACCAAG AATCCCAGATTCCCTGGAAATCTCCAGATGTCTGACCGGCAGCTTGATGAGGCTGGGGAGAATGATGTCAATAATTT TTTTCAGCTGACGGTGGAGATGTTTGACTACCTGGAGTGTGAGCTGAACCTCTTCCAGACAG TGTTCAGCTCCCTGGACATGTCGCGCTCGGTGTCGGTGACGGCAGCGGGGCAGTGCCGTCTGGCCCCGCTCATCCAGGTGATCCTGGACTGCAGCCACCTCTACGACTACACCGTCAAGCTGCTCTTCAAGCTCCACTCCT GTCTGCCGGCGGATACGCTGCAGGGCCACCGGGATCGCTTCCTGGAGCAGTTCCGAAA GCTCAAGGACCTTTTCTACCGCTCCAGCAACCTGCAGTACTTCAAGCGGCTGATTCAGATCCCGCAGCTGCCAGAG aaCCCTCCCAATTTCCTGCGTGCCTCTGCGCTGTCAGAGCACATCAGCCCCGTGGTGGTGATCCCTGCTGAGGCCTCCTCGCCCGACAGTGAGCCCATCACAGACCTGGTGGAAATGGACACAGCCTCGCAG agCCTGTTTGACAACAAGTTTGATGACATCTTtggcagctccttcagctgcgACCCCTTCAACTTCAACAGCCAGAATGGGATGAGCAAGGATGACAA AGACCGGCTAATTGAGCAGCTTTACGGGGAGATCGCAGGCCTgaaagaggagctggagaactTCAAGGCTGAG AGCACACGGGGTGCAGTGCAGCTGCGTGGCCGTGCCAGCGagctggaggctgagctggccgagcagcagcacctgaagcagcaggcacaggatgAGAGCGAGTTCCTGCgcacagagctggaggagctgaagaAGCAGCGGGAGGACACGGAGAAGGCTCAGCGGAGCCTGACGGAAATCGAGA GACGGGCACAGGCCAATGAGCAGCGCTACAGCAAACTGAAGGAGAAGTACAGCGAGCTGGTGCAGAACCACGCCGACCTGCTGCGCAAG AACGCAGAGGTGACCAAGCAGATTACAGTGGCCAGGCAGGCCCAGGGGGATGTGGAGCGGGAGAAAAAGGAGCTGGAGGACTCCTTCCAGCGGCTGAGCGAGCAGGCACAGAGGAAG TctcaggagcaggcagaggtgctGGAGACACTGAAGCGGGAGTTGGCAGCCAGcaaacaggagctgcaggtggtCCAGGGCACACTGGAGTCCAGCACACAG gcaggagcagagcagaacacTCGGATTGCCAGCCTTgagcaggagagggacaggCTGAGCcgagcagcagagcagcacagggacgagatggcagctctgcaggctgagctgcagcagcttcaggaCACGCTCAGCAGCGAGCAGGAGaacagcaggacagagctggagaCGCTGCAGACCCAGCTGAGAGACAAG gagagcacagagcGGGCACTGCAGCAGCgcctggcccaggagcagctgtccctgctgcagggcaccGCGCACGAGGCCGAGCGCATGGTGCAGGACGCCCTGACTCGCATGGAGGATCCTGCTCACATCAGCTGCACCGGCTCAGCAG ATTGCCTCCTGTCCCGGACATTGGCAGCCTCCGAGTGCGCAGAGCGGCTGCGGGACGCACACAGCAAGTACCTTTTGGATGGCGCAG CTGTGGgttccctgctgccctgcctggccctcTTTGCCCACCTGGTCAGCGACACGCTCCTGCAGGGCAGTGCAACCTCCCATGTGGCCCCTGTGGAGCCTGCTGACC gtctgctggagctgtgcaagCAGTGTGGCAGTGCGGCTGTGAGCTACCTCAGCGCCCTGCAAGACCCAGGGACGGTGGCAAGTGCTGACTGCAGCCTGGTGACAGCCTGCCTGGGCCAGATCAGCGCCATTGGGGAG GAGCTGCGTCCCAGAGGTCTGGACGtcaggcaggaggagctgggtgaCCTGGTGGACAAGGAGATGGCAGCAACAGCCGCAGCCATCGAAACGGCATCTGCCCGTATTGAG GAGATGCTGAGCAAGGCACgggctggtgacactggggtCAAACTGGAAGTGAACGAGAG GATCCTGGGCTCCTGCACAGGCCTCATGCAGGCCATCCATGTCCTGGTCCTGGCCTCCAAGGACCTCCAGAGAGAGATCGTGGAGAGTGGACGG GGTGCAGCATCCCCCAAGGAGTTCTATGCCAAGAATTCACGCTGGACCGAGGGTCTCATCTCCGCCTCCAAGGCAGTGGGCTGGGGTGCCACTGTCATGGT tgaCGCTGCCGACCTGGTGGTGCAAGGCAAGGGGACATTCGAGGAGCTGATGGTCTGTTCCCGGGAGATCGCGGCCAGCACCGCTCAGCTGGTGGCAGCCTCCAAG GTGAAGGCAGACAAAGACAGCGCCAACCTCTGCAAGCTCCAACAAGCGTCCCGGGGCGTCAACCAGGCCACAGCCAGTGTGGTGGCCTCCACCAAGGCTGGGAAGTCTCAGGTGGAGGAGAAAG ATAGCATGGACTTCTCCGGCATGACACTCACCCAGATCAAGCGTCAGGAGATGGACTCACAG gtgcgggtgctggagctggagaacCAGCTGCAGAAGGAGCGGCAGAAGCTGGGGGAGCTGCGCAAGAAGCACTACGAGCTGGCTGGAGTGGCGGAAGGCTGGGAGGAGGACG CTGCAGATTAG